One genomic region from Halococcus qingdaonensis encodes:
- a CDS encoding rhomboid family intramembrane serine protease: MARLGGSPTVQTLTVMAVVFLGQQVAGLLGAMGFFFVLGPTVPLRPWTLLTSIYAHGSLAHLLGNATMLLLVGLIVESFTTTARYHAFFVAAGALSGLAQITLLPGSRVLGASGAIFAFLGYLVAANPVSSSVLDVLRLRRRTQLVLFALLAVVVTLLTGAPGVALVAHFTGFLLGLLAGRLGVLGTSRHRGQTQHTSGPPG, encoded by the coding sequence ATGGCTCGTCTCGGGGGCAGTCCGACCGTCCAGACGCTCACGGTGATGGCCGTCGTCTTTCTCGGTCAGCAGGTCGCCGGGCTGCTCGGCGCGATGGGCTTTTTCTTCGTACTCGGGCCGACCGTCCCGCTCCGGCCGTGGACGCTACTGACGAGCATCTACGCCCACGGCAGCCTGGCCCATCTGCTCGGCAACGCGACCATGCTCCTCCTCGTGGGGTTGATCGTCGAGTCGTTCACGACGACCGCGCGCTATCACGCCTTCTTCGTCGCGGCCGGCGCGCTCTCGGGGCTCGCCCAGATCACGCTGTTGCCCGGTAGCCGTGTGCTCGGTGCGAGCGGTGCGATCTTCGCCTTTCTCGGTTATCTCGTCGCCGCCAACCCGGTGTCGAGTTCGGTGCTCGACGTGCTCCGTCTGCGCCGGCGCACCCAGCTCGTGCTGTTCGCGCTGCTCGCGGTCGTCGTCACGCTGCTGACGGGCGCGCCGGGCGTGGCGCTCGTAGCGCATTTCACCGGCTTCCTGCTCGGGCTGCTCGCCGGTCGCCTCGGCGTTCTGGGGACGAGTCGGCATCGCGGACAAACACAACATACAAGCGGACCGCCCGGATAA
- the tuf gene encoding translation elongation factor EF-1 subunit alpha: MADKPHQNLAVIGHVDHGKSTLVGRLLYETGNVPEHVIEQHKEEAEEQGKGGFEFAYVMDNLAEERERGVTIDIAHQEFDTDEYYFTIVDTPGHRDFVKNMITGASQADNAVLVVAADDGVQPQTQEHVFLARTLGINELIIAVNKMDLVDYEENRYDEAVEEVKGLLDQVSFDTDNAGFIPVSAFEGDNIADSSDDTPWYDGETVLEALNDLPEPQPPTDAPLRLPIQDVYTISGIGTVPVGRVETGVLETGNNVSFQPSDVGGEVKTVEMHHEEVPNAEPGDNVGFNVRGIGKDDIRRGDVCGPADDPPTVAETFQAQVVVMQHPSVITSGYTPVFHAHTTQVACTIESIDSKIDPASGEVAEEDPDFIQSGDAAVVTVRPQKPLSIEPSGEIPELGSFAIRDMGQTIAAGKVLSVDEA, translated from the coding sequence ATGGCAGACAAACCACACCAGAACTTGGCCGTCATCGGCCACGTCGACCACGGTAAGAGCACGCTCGTCGGACGACTCCTCTACGAGACGGGGAACGTTCCCGAGCACGTCATCGAGCAGCACAAGGAGGAAGCCGAAGAACAGGGCAAGGGTGGCTTCGAGTTCGCCTACGTGATGGACAACCTCGCCGAAGAGCGAGAGCGCGGTGTCACGATCGATATCGCCCACCAGGAGTTCGACACGGACGAATACTACTTCACCATCGTCGACACCCCTGGCCACCGCGACTTCGTGAAGAACATGATCACGGGCGCGAGCCAGGCCGACAACGCCGTGCTCGTCGTCGCGGCGGACGACGGCGTCCAGCCCCAGACCCAGGAGCACGTCTTCCTCGCCCGCACGCTGGGTATCAACGAGCTCATCATCGCGGTCAACAAGATGGACCTCGTCGACTACGAGGAGAACCGCTACGACGAGGCCGTCGAGGAAGTCAAGGGCCTGCTCGATCAGGTCAGCTTCGACACCGACAACGCGGGCTTCATCCCGGTGTCGGCGTTCGAGGGCGACAACATCGCCGACAGCTCCGACGACACGCCGTGGTACGACGGCGAGACGGTGCTGGAGGCACTCAACGACCTCCCCGAGCCCCAGCCGCCGACGGACGCACCGCTGCGGCTGCCGATCCAGGACGTCTACACCATCTCGGGCATCGGTACTGTGCCCGTCGGCCGCGTCGAGACCGGTGTTCTGGAGACCGGGAACAACGTCTCCTTCCAGCCGAGCGACGTCGGCGGCGAGGTCAAGACCGTCGAGATGCACCACGAGGAAGTCCCCAACGCCGAGCCGGGCGACAACGTCGGCTTCAACGTCCGCGGCATCGGCAAGGACGACATCCGCCGCGGTGACGTCTGTGGGCCGGCCGACGACCCGCCGACGGTCGCCGAGACGTTCCAGGCACAGGTCGTCGTGATGCAGCATCCGAGCGTGATCACCTCGGGCTACACGCCCGTGTTCCACGCCCACACGACACAGGTCGCCTGCACGATCGAGTCGATCGACTCGAAGATCGACCCGGCAAGCGGCGAGGTCGCCGAGGAGGATCCCGACTTCATCCAGTCGGGTGACGCCGCCGTCGTCACCGTGCGCCCGCAGAAACCGCTCAGCATCGAGCCATCGGGCGAGATCCCCGAACTCGGGAGCTTCGCCATCCGCGACATGGGTCAGACCATCGCCGCTGGCAAAGTGCTCTCGGTCGACGAAGCATAA
- a CDS encoding small ribosomal subunit Rsm22 family protein, with protein sequence MNDDQRAAIRANANYLREVRPIDPEEIDEYVSGQPHPAVVREVLRESAAELDLIERDDGTFVPVAAEPIETEFAGVAALPEHHVRALEDLLVDEYGPGWPTGESGERLRERIREVKESYFAGESVHYDRETALAYAIYHLPDYYATVQYVLADLARDGLLPKGLRVLDVGAGVGGPALGLADFLPDDALCEYHAVEPSAAADVLETLLGATGKNFHSTVHHTSAEAFAPDGEYDLVLLANVLSELDDPTAVAQRYLDALAPDGSLVAIAPADRETSIGLRGIERALVDGERASGARSSSVERSESDGSPATAYAPTVRLWPGHAPTDRGWSFDVQGDLDVPPFQRRLAETAGEGAAFINVDVQYSYSILRRDGARRIEFTPDSNRVAKMADSERHVSSRIDCIAAKLSHSLSDGNPIFKISDGSEAVDHYAVLTRETALNRELSDADYGALLAFENVLVLWNDDEESYNFVVDDETIVDRIPV encoded by the coding sequence ATGAACGACGACCAGCGTGCGGCGATCCGTGCGAACGCGAACTATCTCCGGGAGGTGCGCCCGATCGACCCCGAGGAGATCGACGAGTACGTTTCCGGCCAGCCACACCCTGCCGTCGTCCGCGAGGTGCTCCGCGAATCGGCCGCCGAGCTCGACCTCATCGAACGCGACGACGGCACGTTCGTCCCCGTCGCCGCGGAACCGATCGAAACCGAGTTCGCAGGTGTCGCGGCGCTGCCCGAACACCACGTCAGAGCGCTCGAAGACCTGCTCGTCGACGAGTACGGGCCCGGCTGGCCGACGGGCGAGTCGGGCGAGCGCCTCCGCGAGCGGATTCGAGAAGTCAAGGAATCGTACTTCGCCGGCGAGTCGGTGCACTACGATCGCGAGACGGCGCTCGCCTACGCCATCTACCACCTGCCGGACTACTACGCGACCGTCCAGTACGTCCTCGCCGATCTCGCGCGTGACGGACTGCTACCGAAGGGGCTCCGCGTACTCGACGTGGGCGCCGGCGTCGGCGGACCGGCGCTCGGCCTCGCCGACTTCCTCCCTGACGACGCGCTCTGCGAGTACCACGCGGTCGAGCCGAGCGCCGCCGCGGACGTCTTGGAAACGCTGCTCGGTGCTACTGGGAAAAACTTCCACTCGACTGTGCATCACACGAGCGCCGAGGCGTTCGCTCCCGACGGCGAGTACGATCTGGTGTTGCTGGCGAACGTACTGAGCGAGCTCGACGACCCGACCGCGGTCGCGCAGCGGTATCTGGACGCGCTCGCACCCGACGGCTCGCTCGTCGCCATCGCACCCGCCGACCGCGAGACGTCGATCGGTCTTCGGGGAATCGAGCGCGCGCTCGTCGACGGTGAGCGCGCCTCCGGCGCGCGATCCTCGTCGGTCGAGCGAAGCGAGTCCGACGGTAGTCCGGCGACGGCGTACGCACCGACCGTCCGCCTCTGGCCCGGTCACGCACCGACCGACAGGGGCTGGTCGTTCGACGTGCAGGGCGATCTGGACGTGCCGCCCTTCCAGCGCCGCCTCGCCGAGACAGCCGGCGAGGGCGCGGCGTTCATCAACGTCGACGTCCAGTACTCGTATTCGATCCTTCGCCGGGACGGAGCGCGCCGCATCGAGTTCACGCCCGACTCGAACCGGGTGGCGAAAATGGCCGACAGCGAGCGCCACGTCTCCAGTCGAATCGACTGCATCGCCGCGAAACTCAGCCACTCGCTGTCCGACGGCAATCCCATATTCAAGATCAGCGACGGCAGCGAGGCGGTCGATCACTACGCCGTGCTCACCCGCGAAACGGCACTCAACCGGGAGCTCTCGGACGCGGACTACGGCGCGCTCCTGGCGTTCGAGAACGTGCTCGTGCTCTGGAACGACGACGAAGAGTCCTACAATTTCGTCGTCGACGACGAGACGATCGTCGACCGGATCCCCGTCTGA
- the surE gene encoding 5'/3'-nucleotidase SurE, with product MQILLTNDDGIESTGIAVLADALAAHGEVTVVAPAEDQSAVGRTLSDRVVVEEHDLGYAVDGTPADCVVAGLGSLRPDADLVVSGCNQGANLGEYTLGRSGTISAAVEATFFDVPAIAVSLYVPGGDIDFREYVAREDEYDEAVRATSHLVTNALGDGIFERADYLNVNAPTSAATDGEHGEMEITYPSEVYQLTAVGDDGDLTLRDHIWQRMADGTIPDPEGTDRRAVFEGRVSVSPLTAPHTTEAHDALSAVAESYGR from the coding sequence ATGCAGATCCTGCTGACGAACGACGACGGCATCGAGAGCACGGGGATCGCCGTGCTGGCCGATGCGCTCGCCGCTCACGGCGAGGTGACGGTCGTCGCGCCCGCCGAGGACCAGAGCGCCGTCGGGCGCACGCTCTCCGATCGCGTCGTCGTCGAGGAGCACGACCTCGGCTACGCCGTCGACGGAACGCCCGCCGACTGCGTGGTCGCGGGTCTCGGTTCGCTCCGTCCCGATGCCGATCTCGTGGTTTCGGGCTGCAATCAGGGCGCGAACCTCGGCGAGTACACGCTCGGGCGCTCGGGGACGATCAGCGCCGCCGTCGAGGCGACCTTCTTCGACGTTCCGGCGATCGCCGTCTCGCTGTACGTCCCCGGTGGCGACATCGACTTCCGCGAGTACGTCGCCCGCGAGGACGAGTACGACGAGGCCGTCCGGGCGACGAGCCATCTCGTGACGAACGCGCTCGGCGACGGGATCTTCGAGCGGGCGGACTATCTGAACGTCAACGCACCAACCTCGGCGGCCACCGACGGCGAACATGGCGAGATGGAGATCACCTACCCATCGGAGGTCTACCAGCTGACCGCCGTCGGCGACGACGGCGATCTCACGCTCCGGGATCACATCTGGCAACGGATGGCCGACGGGACGATCCCCGATCCGGAGGGCACCGATCGCCGGGCGGTCTTCGAGGGGCGCGTGAGCGTCTCCCCGTTGACCGCACCACACACGACCGAAGCCCACGACGCACTCAGCGCGGTCGCCGAATCGTACGGGCGGTAG
- a CDS encoding amino acid-binding protein, whose protein sequence is MSDASESRSAYTVRLELVDEPGELLRALAPIADNGGNLLSIFHERGSLTPRGHIPVEVDLEATPERFETIVSALREAGVNVIRAGAERYGEELSVVLVGDLVETDLSDTLSRVEQANAAVADVALSAPAGTDEPSSARLRLATETGQRERALDTVRELADEKGLHLVEPLAGGDR, encoded by the coding sequence ATGAGCGACGCGTCGGAATCGCGCTCGGCCTACACCGTGCGCCTCGAACTCGTCGACGAACCCGGCGAGCTGCTCCGCGCGCTCGCACCCATCGCCGACAACGGCGGTAATCTGCTCTCGATCTTTCACGAGCGCGGCTCGCTCACGCCGCGCGGCCACATCCCCGTCGAGGTCGATCTGGAGGCGACGCCCGAGCGCTTCGAGACGATCGTGAGCGCGCTCCGCGAGGCCGGCGTCAACGTCATCCGGGCGGGCGCGGAGCGCTACGGCGAGGAGCTCTCGGTCGTGCTCGTCGGCGATCTCGTCGAGACCGACCTCTCGGATACGCTCTCGCGCGTCGAGCAGGCGAACGCCGCCGTGGCCGACGTCGCGCTCTCGGCACCGGCGGGCACCGACGAACCGTCGAGCGCGCGACTCCGACTCGCGACCGAGACCGGCCAGCGCGAGCGCGCACTCGACACCGTTCGCGAACTCGCCGACGAGAAGGGCCTTCATCTCGTCGAGCCGCTCGCGGGGGGCGATCGATGA
- a CDS encoding elongation factor EF-2: protein MGRRKKIVQECERLMDTPENIRNIAIAAHIDHGKTTLTDNLLAGAGMISSDLAGEQLAMDTEEDEQERGITIDAANVSMTHEYQETNHLINLIDTPGHVDFGGDVTRAMRAVDGALVVVDAVEGTMPQTETVLRQALREGVKPALFINKVDRLINELQEGPEEMQERLQSVIGDVNELIRGMAEEKYEEGWKVSVQDGTVAFGSALYNWATSVPQMQETGIDFADIIEYNRNDEIDELREYSPLSTVVLDMVAEHFPNPVKAQPERVPTVWRGDDTTELAEGMRLVDDEGDVVFMVTDIGIDPHAGEIATGRLFSGTLERGQDLYVSGTAGTNRIQSVGIFMGGEREEVESVPAGNIAAVTGLRDAIAGSTVSSIEMTPFESIEHISEPVITKSVEAQNMDDLPKLIETLQQVSKEDPTIRIEINEDTGEHLISGQGELHLEVITQRIERNQGIPVTTGEPIVVFREAVQQPSDMVEGQSPNRHNRFYLTVEPLSQDVVETIKRGEASMDMPEQERREALQEAGMDKETSQEIETIHGTNVLVDDTKGIQHLNETMELVVEGWEEALDDGPLAAEPVQGTLIRLDDARLHEDAIHRGPAQVIPAVRQAVHGALIDGRISMLEPIQNVRIDVPSEHMGPASGELQGRRGRVDDMYQEGDLMVVEGVAPVDEMIGFASDIRSATEGRASWNTENAGFQVMADNLQPDTIMEIRERKGMKLELPASVDYF, encoded by the coding sequence ATGGGCCGACGTAAGAAGATCGTTCAGGAATGCGAGCGGCTGATGGACACTCCGGAGAACATCCGGAACATCGCCATCGCCGCCCACATCGATCACGGCAAGACCACCCTCACCGACAACCTGCTCGCGGGCGCGGGCATGATCTCCTCGGATCTCGCCGGCGAGCAGCTCGCGATGGACACCGAGGAGGACGAGCAGGAACGGGGCATCACCATCGACGCGGCGAACGTCTCGATGACCCACGAATATCAGGAGACCAACCACCTCATCAACCTCATCGATACTCCTGGCCACGTCGACTTCGGCGGCGACGTGACGCGGGCGATGCGTGCGGTCGACGGGGCCTTAGTGGTGGTCGACGCGGTCGAGGGGACGATGCCCCAGACCGAGACCGTGCTGCGCCAGGCCCTTCGTGAGGGCGTCAAGCCCGCGTTGTTCATCAACAAGGTCGACCGGCTCATCAACGAGCTTCAGGAAGGGCCCGAGGAGATGCAGGAGCGCCTCCAGTCGGTGATCGGCGACGTCAACGAACTCATCCGCGGGATGGCCGAGGAGAAATACGAGGAGGGCTGGAAAGTCTCCGTTCAGGACGGCACTGTGGCCTTCGGCTCGGCGCTCTACAACTGGGCGACCAGCGTCCCCCAGATGCAGGAGACGGGCATCGACTTCGCCGACATCATCGAATACAACCGCAACGACGAGATCGACGAGCTCCGCGAGTACTCGCCGCTCTCGACGGTCGTGCTCGACATGGTCGCCGAACACTTCCCGAACCCGGTCAAGGCTCAGCCCGAACGGGTGCCGACCGTCTGGCGTGGCGACGATACGACCGAGCTCGCCGAAGGGATGCGTCTCGTCGACGACGAGGGTGATGTCGTCTTCATGGTGACCGATATCGGTATCGACCCCCACGCCGGCGAAATCGCCACCGGACGGCTGTTCTCGGGAACGCTCGAACGCGGTCAGGACCTCTACGTCTCCGGCACCGCCGGCACGAACCGCATCCAGTCGGTCGGGATCTTCATGGGCGGCGAGCGCGAGGAGGTCGAGAGCGTTCCCGCGGGCAACATCGCCGCCGTCACCGGTCTCCGGGACGCGATCGCCGGCTCCACCGTCTCGTCGATCGAGATGACGCCGTTCGAGTCGATCGAACACATCTCCGAGCCGGTGATTACCAAGTCCGTCGAGGCACAGAACATGGACGACCTGCCGAAACTGATCGAGACGCTCCAGCAGGTCTCGAAGGAGGACCCCACGATCCGGATCGAGATCAACGAGGACACCGGCGAGCACCTGATCTCGGGGCAGGGCGAGCTCCACCTCGAAGTGATCACCCAGCGCATCGAGCGCAACCAGGGCATCCCCGTCACCACGGGTGAGCCGATCGTCGTCTTCCGCGAGGCCGTCCAGCAGCCCTCCGACATGGTCGAGGGGCAGTCGCCGAACCGGCACAACCGGTTCTACCTGACCGTCGAACCGCTCTCGCAGGACGTCGTCGAGACGATCAAGCGCGGCGAGGCGTCGATGGACATGCCCGAGCAGGAACGCCGCGAGGCACTCCAGGAGGCCGGGATGGACAAGGAAACCTCCCAAGAGATCGAGACCATCCACGGCACGAACGTCCTCGTCGACGACACGAAGGGGATCCAGCATCTCAACGAGACGATGGAACTCGTCGTCGAAGGCTGGGAAGAAGCCCTCGACGACGGGCCGCTCGCCGCCGAACCCGTCCAGGGCACCCTCATCCGACTCGACGACGCCCGCCTGCACGAGGACGCCATCCACCGCGGCCCGGCACAGGTCATCCCCGCAGTGCGGCAGGCCGTCCACGGCGCGCTCATCGACGGCCGCATCTCGATGCTCGAACCGATTCAAAATGTGCGCATCGACGTCCCGAGCGAGCACATGGGTCCCGCCTCCGGCGAGCTTCAGGGTCGCCGCGGACGCGTGGACGACATGTACCAGGAAGGCGATCTGATGGTCGTCGAGGGCGTCGCCCCGGTCGACGAGATGATCGGCTTCGCCTCCGACATCCGCTCGGCCACCGAGGGACGCGCCTCCTGGAACACCGAGAACGCCGGCTTCCAGGTGATGGCCGACAATCTCCAGCCCGACACGATCATGGAGATCCGCGAGCGCAAGGGCATGAAGCTCGAACTGCCCGCGAGCGTCGATTACTTCTAA
- the rpsJ gene encoding 30S ribosomal protein S10, which yields MMQQARVRLAGTSPEDLDDICDDVREIATKTGVNLSGPIPLPTKELEVPARKSPDGEGTATWEHWEMRVHKRLIDLDADERALRQLMRIQVPNDVSIEIVLED from the coding sequence ATAATGCAGCAGGCGCGCGTCCGCCTCGCCGGCACCAGCCCCGAGGATCTGGACGACATCTGCGACGACGTCCGCGAGATCGCCACCAAGACCGGGGTCAACCTCAGCGGGCCGATCCCACTGCCGACGAAGGAACTCGAAGTTCCGGCACGGAAATCGCCCGACGGCGAGGGGACTGCGACCTGGGAGCACTGGGAGATGCGCGTCCACAAACGGCTGATCGATCTCGACGCCGACGAGCGTGCGCTCCGCCAGCTCATGCGCATTCAGGTGCCAAACGACGTCAGCATCGAGATCGTCCTCGAAGACTGA
- a CDS encoding DUF5827 family protein, with product MPRQKSSFDRLRPFEFRKPADVLDPDVMYTVYEIARLLQGLEPDTELDIETEGILLDWAIPWLVTNADELCFGDPESDDEPGHYGLLDTE from the coding sequence ATGCCGCGCCAGAAATCCTCCTTCGATCGGTTGCGCCCTTTCGAGTTCCGCAAACCGGCCGACGTGCTCGATCCCGACGTGATGTACACCGTCTACGAGATCGCTCGCCTCTTGCAAGGATTGGAGCCCGACACCGAACTCGACATCGAGACCGAGGGTATCCTGCTCGACTGGGCGATCCCGTGGTTGGTCACGAACGCCGACGAACTCTGTTTCGGCGATCCCGAAAGCGACGACGAACCGGGCCACTACGGACTGCTCGATACGGAGTAA
- a CDS encoding M24 family metallopeptidase gives MDPDLSALDAELADCDADGYLLDADGDDPDQRYLSGFVAPDPFVTLYNGDTHLLVSALEYGRAKTESRAATVSRHADYADDAGGREAGTEMLGRFLDDHDVDSLLVPERFPVGTADGLREQGIDVTAEDDGILVDIRAVKTDEEIENVRDAQQVNERAMVAAENAIQGADVEDGRLVADGEPLTSERVKTTVETTLLQHGYTSGETIVAGGADAADPHNDGSGPLAAGEPIIVDIFPKSSSTGYHADMTRTFVKGEPSERAEEWYDLSKEALDAALDVVEPGTTGEEVHDAVCDVYEDAGEPTLRDDPETETGFIHGTGHGVGLAVHELPSLSFEGGELEAGNVITIEPGLYDPEVGGVRVEDFVLVTDDGYENLTDYPKRLRVE, from the coding sequence ATCTCTCCGCGCTCGACGCGGAGCTCGCCGACTGCGACGCCGATGGCTACCTGCTCGATGCCGACGGCGACGACCCCGACCAGCGCTATCTCTCCGGGTTCGTCGCACCCGACCCGTTCGTGACGCTCTACAACGGCGACACCCACCTCCTGGTGTCGGCGCTTGAATACGGCCGTGCGAAAACCGAGAGCCGCGCCGCGACCGTCTCCCGACACGCCGACTACGCCGACGACGCCGGCGGGCGCGAGGCAGGTACCGAGATGCTCGGACGCTTTCTCGACGACCACGACGTCGACTCGCTGCTCGTCCCGGAGCGGTTCCCGGTCGGGACCGCCGACGGGCTCCGCGAGCAGGGCATCGACGTGACCGCCGAGGACGACGGGATCCTCGTCGACATCCGCGCGGTCAAGACCGACGAGGAGATCGAGAACGTCAGGGACGCCCAGCAGGTCAACGAGCGTGCGATGGTCGCCGCCGAGAACGCCATCCAAGGAGCCGACGTCGAGGACGGCCGACTCGTCGCCGACGGCGAACCACTCACTTCCGAGCGCGTCAAGACCACCGTCGAGACGACGCTGCTCCAGCACGGCTACACCTCTGGCGAGACGATCGTCGCCGGCGGTGCCGACGCCGCCGACCCGCACAACGACGGCAGCGGTCCCCTCGCCGCCGGCGAGCCGATCATCGTCGACATCTTCCCGAAGAGCAGTTCGACTGGCTATCACGCCGACATGACCAGGACGTTCGTGAAGGGCGAACCAAGCGAACGCGCCGAGGAGTGGTACGACCTCTCGAAGGAGGCGCTCGACGCGGCGCTCGACGTCGTCGAACCCGGCACGACCGGCGAGGAGGTCCACGACGCGGTCTGTGACGTCTACGAGGACGCCGGCGAGCCGACCCTGCGCGACGACCCCGAAACTGAGACGGGATTCATCCACGGGACGGGTCATGGCGTCGGGCTCGCAGTCCACGAGCTGCCGAGCCTGAGCTTCGAGGGTGGCGAGCTCGAAGCGGGCAACGTCATCACGATCGAGCCCGGGCTCTACGACCCGGAGGTCGGGGGCGTGCGCGTCGAGGACTTCGTGCTCGTCACCGACGACGGCTACGAGAACCTCACCGACTACCCGAAACGACTCCGCGTCGAGTAG
- a CDS encoding homoserine dehydrogenase, translated as MNLAVAGCGAVGRAVCELAGSYGHRVTAIADSTSAAVDESGLDVETVLDRKAERGSVGSGDRERALAGDYDVLVEATPTTLGDAEPGFSHAERALARDAHVVLANKGPVAERYGDLRAAERDSAGTVLFEATVGGAIPILSTIADLGSADVTAVRGVLNGTANFVLSRMSAEGLDYEHVLAEAQDLGVAETDPTFDVEGTDAALKCVILANVLGDGDVTLDDAQVEGITRLTPSALDLASEDGRTVRLVGEVTDGEDPTVRVGPRLVPEHGTLAVTGTQNIVQLETRHAGQLNLSGRGAGGRATASAVLADVGRLP; from the coding sequence ATGAACCTCGCTGTCGCCGGGTGTGGCGCGGTCGGACGCGCGGTCTGCGAACTCGCCGGAAGCTACGGCCATCGCGTGACCGCCATCGCCGACTCGACGAGTGCCGCCGTCGACGAGAGCGGTCTCGACGTCGAAACCGTTCTCGATCGGAAAGCCGAGCGTGGCAGCGTCGGTTCGGGCGATCGGGAGCGCGCGCTCGCCGGCGACTACGACGTCCTCGTTGAGGCCACGCCGACGACGCTCGGCGACGCCGAACCCGGCTTCTCCCACGCCGAGCGCGCGCTCGCCCGCGACGCACACGTCGTGCTGGCGAACAAGGGACCGGTCGCCGAGCGCTACGGCGATCTCCGCGCCGCGGAGCGCGACAGTGCAGGGACTGTCCTGTTCGAGGCGACGGTCGGCGGGGCGATCCCGATCCTCTCGACGATCGCCGATCTCGGTTCGGCGGACGTGACGGCGGTCCGTGGCGTTCTCAACGGGACGGCGAACTTCGTCCTCTCGCGGATGAGCGCCGAGGGCCTCGATTACGAGCACGTCCTCGCCGAGGCCCAGGATCTCGGTGTGGCCGAAACCGACCCCACCTTCGACGTCGAGGGCACCGACGCCGCGCTCAAGTGCGTCATCCTCGCGAACGTGCTCGGCGACGGCGACGTGACCCTCGACGACGCGCAGGTCGAGGGGATCACGCGACTCACCCCGAGCGCGCTCGACCTTGCGAGCGAGGACGGGCGCACGGTGCGGCTCGTCGGTGAAGTCACTGACGGCGAGGATCCCACCGTTCGCGTCGGCCCGCGACTCGTCCCCGAGCACGGGACGCTCGCGGTGACGGGCACCCAGAACATCGTCCAGCTGGAGACGCGCCACGCCGGACAGTTGAACCTCAGCGGGCGCGGTGCGGGCGGGCGGGCGACGGCGTCGGCGGTGCTCGCCGATGTCGGCCGACTGCCCTGA
- a CDS encoding prephenate dehydrogenase/arogenate dehydrogenase family protein yields the protein MTLLVVGAGTMGEWFARTLAETTTVTLTDTDPERAAAVADRLDARSVALDTDERFDTVCFAVPMPAVEAAVAEHAPKAERAVIDVTGSMAEPLAAMRTHAPDRERLSLHPLFAPENAPGRIATVADATGPATDEVRTALAAENEPFETTSDEHDSAMETVQAGAHAAVLAYALAAEDVREEFHTPVSGPLDDLASQVLSGSPRVYAEIQERFDGAEAVAEAAERIATADGAGIEELYREARERR from the coding sequence ATGACCCTTCTCGTCGTCGGCGCGGGCACGATGGGCGAGTGGTTCGCCCGCACGCTCGCCGAAACGACCACAGTCACCCTCACCGACACCGATCCCGAGAGAGCCGCCGCAGTCGCCGACCGCCTCGACGCGCGGTCGGTGGCGCTCGACACCGACGAACGGTTCGACACCGTCTGTTTCGCCGTGCCGATGCCGGCAGTCGAAGCGGCCGTCGCCGAGCACGCGCCGAAGGCCGAGCGCGCCGTGATCGACGTCACCGGGAGCATGGCCGAACCGCTCGCGGCGATGCGAACACACGCACCCGATCGCGAGCGACTGAGCCTGCATCCCCTCTTCGCGCCCGAAAACGCCCCCGGCCGGATCGCGACGGTCGCCGACGCGACCGGCCCGGCGACCGACGAGGTTCGCACGGCGCTGGCCGCCGAAAACGAACCCTTCGAGACGACATCCGACGAACATGATAGTGCGATGGAGACGGTCCAGGCTGGCGCGCACGCGGCCGTGCTCGCCTACGCGCTCGCAGCCGAGGACGTCCGCGAGGAGTTTCACACGCCCGTCTCCGGCCCGCTCGACGACCTCGCGAGCCAGGTACTGTCGGGATCACCGCGGGTCTACGCCGAGATCCAGGAGCGGTTCGACGGCGCAGAGGCGGTCGCCGAGGCCGCGGAGCGCATCGCCACGGCCGACGGGGCGGGTATCGAGGAGCTGTACCGCGAGGCGCGCGAGCGACGATGA